The Paenibacillus sp. MBLB1832 genome has a window encoding:
- a CDS encoding glycosyl hydrolase 53 family protein, with amino-acid sequence MRKPLKAWLRSVVRSVSLFTLLLTIWHYCPLTAEAAGEDFSSFMKGGTMSHVSEQENAGFVYKENGVAKDPFLTMADSGANYAQFDLFTSSGARGLTDVKALAMRAKNAGLHISINFFYSDDYSNSLPSGWPSDIASLKTKVYEYTTQVLQALDAQGTRPSVVKIGNEIDGRFRDGFLLPVGQKSTNYSNFIALLKQGVAATRDFDPSIKIMIHSAANNTTDNQSFYGGLVANNLDFDIIALSFYQNWQGNLANLNDNLTYLANHFDKKIVIAETAYPWTETNYDTTTNHIPTETGYAHTTQGQYDYLQRMMDIIAKAPGSKGVGMLVWPTDYISTASHKSAWDNSAFWDSLTGNAVSSITLFQTPVKIGSGIAVNLLTNPSFETDGAATQSVTGWSTWSPNAQYSAADYTETGGFLGTYRATHWNANPYEVYTFQIVKNLQNGTYTLKAWVRSGGGQSTAKLLAKNFGSASSLFATIPSSGAWTQITIPNIGVTNGQCEVGVYSVAATGQWLSFDQVELYRQ; translated from the coding sequence ATGCGTAAACCACTCAAAGCTTGGTTGAGATCGGTTGTTCGATCCGTTTCATTGTTCACGTTACTACTGACGATCTGGCACTATTGTCCTCTGACAGCGGAAGCAGCTGGGGAGGATTTCAGCAGCTTTATGAAGGGAGGCACGATGTCCCATGTTAGCGAACAAGAGAATGCCGGGTTTGTATACAAGGAGAACGGTGTAGCCAAGGATCCTTTCCTGACGATGGCGGATAGTGGAGCGAATTATGCCCAGTTTGACCTGTTTACGAGCAGCGGGGCCAGAGGGTTGACTGATGTGAAAGCACTTGCCATGCGTGCGAAAAATGCCGGATTACACATATCGATCAACTTCTTCTATTCGGATGACTATTCCAACTCGCTGCCTTCCGGATGGCCCTCGGACATCGCTTCGCTCAAGACCAAGGTCTACGAATACACGACCCAAGTGCTGCAGGCTTTGGATGCTCAAGGAACGAGGCCAAGCGTCGTGAAGATTGGCAATGAAATCGACGGTCGCTTCCGAGACGGCTTTCTCCTTCCAGTCGGACAGAAGAGCACCAACTACAGTAATTTCATCGCGCTACTTAAGCAAGGTGTGGCAGCAACTCGCGATTTCGACCCATCCATAAAGATAATGATCCATTCCGCCGCTAACAACACAACAGACAATCAATCGTTCTATGGTGGCCTCGTCGCTAACAACCTTGACTTTGATATCATTGCGCTCTCCTTCTACCAAAACTGGCAAGGCAATCTCGCGAACTTGAATGATAATCTAACCTATCTTGCTAATCACTTCGATAAAAAAATCGTAATCGCCGAGACCGCCTATCCATGGACGGAAACGAACTATGATACGACAACCAATCACATACCGACTGAAACGGGATATGCACATACGACGCAGGGCCAATACGATTATCTCCAGAGAATGATGGACATCATCGCTAAGGCACCCGGAAGTAAGGGGGTAGGCATGCTCGTTTGGCCGACAGACTATATCTCAACCGCCAGTCATAAGAGCGCGTGGGATAACTCAGCTTTCTGGGATAGTTTAACGGGGAACGCCGTTTCTTCAATCACTTTGTTTCAGACGCCTGTTAAGATCGGCTCAGGAATTGCGGTCAACTTACTGACAAATCCTAGCTTTGAAACAGACGGCGCTGCCACGCAATCGGTGACGGGGTGGAGTACCTGGAGTCCAAATGCGCAGTACTCGGCAGCTGATTATACGGAAACCGGCGGATTTCTGGGTACATACCGCGCTACCCATTGGAATGCGAATCCTTATGAGGTGTACACGTTTCAAATTGTAAAAAATCTTCAGAACGGTACTTACACTCTTAAGGCATGGGTTAGATCTGGGGGAGGCCAGAGTACGGCGAAGTTATTGGCCAAAAATTTTGGATCAGCTTCGTCGCTGTTTGCAACAATTCCAAGTAGCGGGGCTTGGACACAAATCACCATACCGAATATTGGAGTAACGAACGGCCAATGCGAGGTTGGCGTATATTCAGTGGCAGCCACGGGTCAGTGGCTATCGTTTGATCAGGTAGAGTTGTACAGACAATAA